The following proteins are encoded in a genomic region of Pelodictyon phaeoclathratiforme BU-1:
- a CDS encoding type III PLP-dependent enzyme, protein MIAQDLKQLALEHGTPLFVVDHEVLRANYREFKRHLPRVQAYFAVKANSAKEIVKTFYDAGASFDVASMPEFLAVYENIKSLTPEEQQDFIWDKIIYANPIKPIPTLKELDQYKPLVTFDNEDEIAKIATYAPNTGLVLRIKVPNTGAMVELSSKFGADPGEAVDLIEKAFRSGLVVEGLSFHVGSQCTNFQNYIQALNLAANIFKESWERGYTQVKILDIGGGFPAPYDKNVRPFAELAIMLNSEIDRLFPPDIEIIAEPGRFLVATAAWVVMEIIGTAYRDGKRCYYVNDGVYHTFSGIIFDHCEYPVKSFKEGNEKMCAVYGPTCDALDTITMANLLPEDLSIGDLLYSENIGAYSHASSTYFNGFPPAKVLHINR, encoded by the coding sequence ATGATAGCTCAAGATTTAAAACAATTGGCTTTAGAGCATGGCACACCGTTATTTGTGGTCGATCATGAGGTTTTGCGTGCCAATTATCGTGAGTTCAAGCGGCATCTTCCGAGGGTTCAAGCCTATTTTGCGGTTAAAGCAAACTCCGCAAAAGAGATCGTTAAAACCTTCTATGATGCCGGCGCCAGCTTTGATGTTGCATCAATGCCTGAGTTTCTTGCGGTCTATGAAAATATTAAAAGCCTGACGCCTGAAGAGCAACAGGATTTTATCTGGGATAAAATCATCTATGCCAATCCGATAAAGCCAATACCCACGCTCAAGGAACTCGACCAGTATAAACCGTTGGTCACCTTTGATAATGAAGATGAAATAGCGAAAATCGCTACCTATGCACCGAATACCGGTCTTGTTTTACGCATAAAAGTGCCGAATACCGGAGCCATGGTAGAGCTCTCTTCCAAATTTGGTGCAGACCCTGGAGAGGCTGTTGATCTTATAGAAAAAGCGTTCAGAAGTGGACTGGTGGTTGAGGGTTTAAGCTTCCATGTCGGCAGTCAGTGCACAAATTTCCAGAATTATATTCAGGCCCTTAATCTGGCGGCCAATATTTTTAAGGAATCGTGGGAAAGAGGGTATACGCAGGTAAAAATCCTTGATATTGGCGGCGGTTTTCCCGCTCCCTATGACAAAAATGTGAGACCTTTTGCCGAGCTTGCCATCATGCTCAATTCCGAAATTGACCGGCTCTTTCCGCCCGATATTGAAATCATAGCCGAACCGGGAAGATTTTTAGTGGCAACTGCCGCCTGGGTTGTGATGGAGATTATCGGTACAGCCTATCGTGACGGTAAAAGATGTTATTACGTCAATGACGGGGTTTATCATACCTTTTCAGGGATTATCTTTGATCACTGCGAATATCCTGTAAAATCCTTCAAAGAGGGCAATGAGAAAATGTGTGCAGTGTATGGCCCTACCTGTGACGCTCTCGACACTATCACTATGGCGAATCTTTTGCCCGAAGACCTTTCGATTGGGGATTTACTCTATAGTGAAAATATTGGAGCCTACAGTCATGCGTCATCGACTTACTTTAATGGCTTTCCGCCAGCAAAGGTTTTGCATATCAACAGATAG